In Bacillus kexueae, the following proteins share a genomic window:
- the ruvX gene encoding Holliday junction resolvase RuvX, whose translation MRVLGLDLGTKTLGVAVSDALGWTAQGLETIKIDTEEGEFGLDRLSEILKEYEVEKIVVGMPKNMNGTIGPRGEASQQFADQLKETFNLPVVLWDERLSTMAAERLLIEADVSRQKRRKVIDKMAAVVILQSYLDSPK comes from the coding sequence ATGAGAGTTTTAGGTTTAGACTTAGGAACGAAAACATTAGGGGTCGCTGTTAGCGACGCGCTTGGATGGACAGCACAAGGGCTTGAAACGATTAAGATTGATACAGAAGAAGGAGAGTTTGGGTTAGACCGACTCTCCGAAATATTGAAGGAATACGAAGTTGAAAAAATTGTTGTAGGGATGCCGAAAAACATGAACGGAACCATTGGTCCGAGAGGAGAAGCTTCCCAACAATTTGCAGATCAATTAAAAGAAACGTTTAATCTCCCAGTTGTCCTATGGGACGAACGTCTTTCGACGATGGCGGCTGAACGTTTATTAATAGAAGCAGATGTAAGTAGACAGAAGCGTCGAAAAGTGATTGACAAAATGGCAGCTGTTGTCATTTTGCAAAGCTATTTAGATAGCCCAAAATAA
- a CDS encoding IreB family regulatory phosphoprotein, with protein MSSFDKTMKFNFSEDSVQTNVNDVLNTVYDALKEKGYNPINQIVGYLLSGDPAYIPRHRDARNLIRKLERDELIEELVKSYLKDHREGI; from the coding sequence GTGAGTTCGTTTGATAAAACAATGAAATTTAATTTCTCGGAAGACTCCGTACAGACGAATGTCAATGATGTGTTAAATACCGTCTATGATGCCCTAAAAGAAAAAGGGTATAATCCGATCAATCAAATCGTTGGATATTTACTTTCTGGGGATCCCGCATACATTCCACGTCATCGAGATGCACGTAATTTAATTCGGAAGTTAGAACGGGACGAGCTAATTGAAGAGTTAGTCAAATCATATTTGAAAGATCATCGCGAGGGTATATGA
- a CDS encoding PRC-barrel domain-containing protein — MRTFKNLKGFPVYLSDGREIGKTKDLLLREDGKVDGFIVDGKGWFQRDYVFRISDIQSINDEKIVLNASDLAVELSEKGHRFIEKKNPILHLPVLNEEGESYGLVEDVYLSQKLDTIVAYEVTEGFFTDVTVGTTTLHVQNEQSIGKDAIILY, encoded by the coding sequence TTGCGAACATTTAAGAATTTAAAAGGATTTCCCGTATATTTGTCAGATGGAAGAGAAATTGGAAAAACGAAAGATCTGTTGTTAAGAGAAGACGGAAAAGTTGACGGTTTCATTGTGGACGGGAAAGGCTGGTTCCAGCGTGATTACGTCTTTCGAATTTCCGATATTCAATCGATTAATGATGAGAAGATTGTCTTGAATGCAAGTGATTTGGCAGTTGAACTATCTGAAAAGGGGCACCGCTTTATTGAAAAGAAAAATCCCATTTTACATTTGCCGGTGTTAAACGAAGAGGGAGAAAGTTATGGATTGGTTGAGGATGTATATTTAAGCCAAAAATTGGACACAATTGTAGCATATGAGGTAACGGAAGGTTTCTTTACTGATGTTACAGTTGGCACGACAACACTTCACGTACAGAATGAACAATCCATCGGTAAAGACGCGATTATCCTCTATTAA
- a CDS encoding AI-2E family transporter, producing MTDQQRKWLYWLFILLLSSLFLLVMYQLKTLWEPFYNMLKAIFIPFFISLFITYLLHPTVEKLHKKGVPRPFSIIIIYLLFFGGLIFALYKGTPVLIEQMKDLSNNIPNVTASYQQWMDNLHDQTSKLPLDVHERFEKMVQNVENQIGNTLERLVTSFRALFDYVLIFAVIPFLVFYLLKDYDLMKRVVWYLTPKRWRKDGKTLLHEIDASLGNYIRGQLLVCLTIAILATISFWLFDIKYALILGIIVGATNVIPYFGPVIGAIPAAILAAADSVDKVIVVVIIVFVLQFIEGNLLSPLIVGKSLHMHPVLIILALLAGGEIGGIIGLILAVPIVSILKVVAVHTVTHLRTD from the coding sequence GTGACTGACCAGCAACGAAAATGGTTATATTGGCTATTCATTTTATTACTTAGTTCCCTTTTTCTCCTAGTAATGTATCAATTAAAGACCTTGTGGGAGCCATTTTACAACATGCTTAAGGCGATTTTCATTCCTTTTTTTATTTCTCTCTTTATTACGTATCTGCTTCATCCGACTGTAGAAAAACTTCATAAAAAGGGAGTTCCTCGGCCGTTTTCAATTATCATCATCTATTTATTGTTTTTTGGCGGTTTGATATTCGCGCTTTATAAAGGAACTCCTGTATTGATTGAACAAATGAAAGATTTATCGAATAATATTCCGAATGTTACGGCCTCTTATCAACAATGGATGGATAATCTTCATGATCAAACGTCCAAACTACCGCTCGATGTACATGAGCGATTTGAAAAAATGGTTCAAAACGTAGAAAATCAAATTGGAAATACGCTAGAACGACTTGTAACTAGCTTTCGTGCTTTGTTCGATTATGTTCTCATTTTTGCTGTTATTCCATTTTTAGTTTTTTATCTATTGAAAGATTATGATTTAATGAAGCGAGTAGTTTGGTACTTAACCCCAAAAAGATGGAGAAAAGATGGAAAGACATTACTGCATGAAATTGATGCTTCGTTAGGTAATTACATTCGTGGACAATTACTTGTTTGTTTAACTATTGCTATTTTAGCAACAATCAGCTTCTGGCTATTTGATATTAAATATGCTTTAATATTAGGAATTATTGTCGGGGCAACGAATGTCATTCCTTACTTTGGACCCGTTATCGGTGCCATTCCGGCCGCAATTTTAGCAGCGGCTGATTCGGTAGATAAAGTCATAGTTGTGGTCATCATTGTGTTTGTCCTACAATTTATTGAAGGAAACTTACTTAGTCCTTTAATTGTTGGGAAAAGTCTACATATGCATCCGGTTCTCATTATTTTAGCTTTGCTTGCTGGTGGAGAAATTGGTGGCATTATTGGGCTTATTTTGGCGGTTCCAATTGTATCGATCTTAAAGGTGGTAGCTGTTCATACAGTGACCCATTTGCGAACAGATTGA
- a CDS encoding DUF3918 family protein: MNRAMTSIVTMGIGAAALYLVQNARSDNRTGQVMRKMGRRVMRSMS; encoded by the coding sequence ATGAACCGCGCAATGACTTCTATTGTTACAATGGGTATTGGAGCTGCAGCTCTTTACCTCGTCCAAAATGCAAGAAGTGATAACCGTACAGGACAAGTCATGAGAAAAATGGGACGACGAGTGATGAGATCCATGTCGTAA
- a CDS encoding ATP-dependent RecD-like DNA helicase: MENEQLEMFHEQKPYVKGVIQHLVYQNEENFYTVLKLRVTETNQSFSDKHITVTGYFPLLNLEDTYTFTGQKKLHPKFGEQFHAEHFRKELPQTKEGVIQYLSSDLFKGIGKKTAEAIVAELGERAISIILENPDALNRVPKLHKEKAKTIIETVKSHQGLEQIMISLNQLGFGPQLGMKIYQTYKDLTIEIIQKNPYKLVEDVEGIGFIRADELGSQIGISGQHPDRIKAACLYTLEHDCIQEGHVFLKKKQLIQKTMQLLNQRGEDAIEESHIDQELLVLSEDGKLIIEQDRLYIPSLYFAEKGLSSSIERLLQQKEYEDAFPESEFLLALGRLEEKMNVQYAPSQKEAIQRAIHSPMMLLTGGPGTGKTTVIKGIVEIYADLHGISLDVDSYKKDEAFPILLVAPTGRAAKRMSEATGLPAVTIHRLLGWNGQEGFHFDEENPINGKLLIVDEVSMVDTWLANQLFKALPSTIQVVLVGDEDQLPSVGPGQVLSDLLKADVIPTVRLKEIYRQAEGSSIIELAHDIRNGILPDNILSPTKDRSFLPCKSNQVKEVVQKVVENAVKKGYSPREIQVLAPMYRGTSGIDQLNTMLQETLNPKSEQKREIQFGPIVYRVGDKVLQLVNQPESNVFNGDMGEIVSIFYSRENTEKEDLIVISFDGNEVTYTRQDFHQFTHAYCCSIHKSQGSEFPIVILPIVKSYYRMLRRNLIYTAVTRSKQFLILCGEVDALKMGIRQNEDYKRQTSLIEWLGMDDELEALQKQLPFSVHDANIGMENITPYDFMEAETQ, encoded by the coding sequence ATGGAAAATGAGCAGTTAGAGATGTTTCATGAACAAAAACCGTATGTCAAAGGAGTCATTCAACATCTTGTTTATCAAAATGAAGAAAATTTCTATACCGTTTTAAAATTACGTGTTACAGAAACGAATCAATCATTTTCAGATAAACATATAACTGTGACAGGCTATTTCCCTCTTCTCAATTTAGAAGATACGTATACGTTTACGGGACAAAAGAAATTACATCCGAAGTTCGGGGAGCAATTTCATGCCGAGCACTTTCGAAAAGAGTTACCTCAGACGAAAGAAGGTGTGATTCAGTACTTATCAAGCGATCTCTTTAAAGGAATTGGAAAGAAAACGGCAGAGGCGATTGTTGCAGAACTTGGTGAACGAGCGATCTCTATTATTTTGGAAAATCCAGATGCTCTAAATCGCGTGCCGAAGTTACATAAAGAAAAAGCGAAAACGATAATCGAAACGGTTAAATCGCACCAAGGACTAGAACAAATTATGATTTCATTAAATCAACTAGGCTTTGGACCTCAGCTCGGCATGAAAATTTATCAAACATACAAGGATCTTACCATAGAAATTATTCAAAAGAATCCGTATAAACTGGTAGAAGACGTAGAAGGGATTGGATTTATTCGAGCGGATGAGTTAGGTAGTCAAATTGGGATTTCAGGACAGCATCCAGATCGAATTAAAGCGGCCTGTTTATATACATTAGAACATGATTGTATACAAGAAGGACATGTGTTTTTAAAAAAGAAACAACTTATCCAAAAAACAATGCAATTGCTTAATCAAAGAGGGGAAGATGCGATAGAAGAAAGCCATATCGATCAAGAGCTCCTCGTTTTATCTGAAGACGGGAAATTAATTATCGAGCAGGACCGACTGTATATCCCTTCATTATACTTTGCTGAAAAAGGGTTATCGTCTAGCATTGAACGCCTGTTACAACAAAAGGAATATGAAGACGCTTTTCCTGAATCTGAATTCTTGCTTGCTCTAGGAAGACTTGAAGAAAAAATGAATGTCCAATATGCTCCATCACAAAAAGAAGCGATCCAACGAGCCATCCATTCACCAATGATGTTGCTAACAGGTGGTCCTGGTACAGGGAAAACTACCGTTATAAAAGGGATTGTTGAAATATATGCGGATTTGCATGGCATTTCTTTAGATGTGGATTCATACAAAAAAGACGAAGCCTTTCCCATTTTGCTAGTTGCACCAACTGGGCGAGCTGCCAAGCGAATGAGTGAAGCAACGGGATTACCCGCTGTAACGATTCATCGACTTCTCGGTTGGAATGGTCAAGAAGGGTTTCATTTTGATGAGGAAAACCCGATAAATGGTAAGTTATTGATTGTCGATGAAGTTTCGATGGTGGATACTTGGCTAGCTAATCAACTGTTTAAGGCCCTTCCATCAACGATTCAAGTCGTTTTAGTAGGGGATGAAGATCAACTCCCTTCTGTAGGACCAGGGCAGGTATTAAGCGATTTATTAAAGGCGGATGTTATTCCAACTGTCAGACTAAAAGAGATCTATCGTCAAGCAGAAGGATCATCAATTATTGAATTAGCGCATGATATTCGTAACGGAATACTTCCAGACAATATTCTCTCTCCAACGAAAGATCGTTCCTTTTTACCTTGCAAAAGTAATCAAGTGAAGGAAGTTGTACAGAAAGTAGTAGAAAATGCTGTGAAAAAGGGATATTCGCCACGAGAGATTCAAGTGTTAGCGCCAATGTATCGTGGTACTTCCGGTATTGACCAATTAAATACAATGCTTCAGGAAACGTTAAATCCTAAATCAGAGCAAAAACGTGAAATACAATTTGGACCTATCGTTTATCGTGTGGGAGATAAAGTGTTGCAACTCGTAAACCAACCGGAGAGCAATGTGTTTAATGGGGATATGGGAGAAATCGTTTCGATTTTTTATTCCCGCGAGAATACAGAAAAAGAAGATTTAATTGTTATTTCATTTGATGGAAACGAAGTGACCTATACCCGACAAGATTTTCACCAATTTACGCATGCGTACTGCTGCTCTATTCATAAATCACAAGGAAGCGAGTTTCCAATTGTCATTTTACCTATTGTAAAAAGTTACTATCGAATGTTGAGAAGAAATTTGATTTATACAGCCGTTACACGAAGTAAGCAGTTTTTGATTCTTTGTGGTGAAGTGGATGCACTTAAAATGGGCATTCGTCAAAATGAAGACTACAAACGTCAAACGTCACTAATCGAGTGGTTGGGGATGGATGATGAACTGGAAGCATTACAAAAGCAACTTCCATTTAGTGTTCACGATGCAAATATCGGGATGGAAAACATTACGCCTTATGATTTTATGGAAGCAGAAACACAATAA
- a CDS encoding DUF1292 domain-containing protein, which produces MEHGEKQITIIDEEGNEQLCEVLFTFENEQFGKSYVLYYPVGAEEDENEEIEIHASSFVPNEEGENGELKPIETEEEWDMIEEMLNTFLDDEEE; this is translated from the coding sequence ATGGAACACGGAGAAAAGCAAATTACAATTATCGATGAAGAAGGCAACGAGCAACTATGTGAAGTTTTATTTACTTTTGAAAATGAACAGTTTGGAAAATCGTACGTTCTTTATTATCCGGTAGGAGCAGAAGAAGATGAAAATGAAGAAATCGAAATTCATGCATCTAGCTTCGTTCCAAATGAAGAAGGAGAAAACGGTGAATTAAAACCAATTGAAACGGAAGAAGAATGGGACATGATTGAAGAAATGTTAAATACGTTTCTCGATGATGAAGAGGAATAA
- the mltG gene encoding endolytic transglycosylase MltG, with translation MSEVDSKKEMMEKLLQKQQEAKTIRKIVLTTFIVLVVLFTGIIGGGYIYIKSALQPVDPDQTDPIEVTIPIGSSVSSIASILEDHNIIKDEKVFKYYVKFKNESGFQAGDYMLNKAMTFDEIIASLKSGKVVQEPVFKMTIPEGKQLVEIAAIIAEQTPYSEEEILTRVSSKEFIEKMKGIYPDTITDDVLNDEIKYPLEGYLYPATYSFYEEEPELDAVLETMIKKTDEVVQEYQEELVNQNMSTHEFLTMASLIEEEATEKVDREKIASVFYNRIERGMKLQTDPTVLYAHGEHKERVLYKDLEIDSPYNTYKVTGLPPGPIANAGKMSLDAALKPADTDFLYFLAKPDGEVVFNNTLKEHNEDKAKYITSQ, from the coding sequence ATGTCTGAAGTCGATTCAAAGAAAGAAATGATGGAAAAGCTACTTCAAAAACAGCAAGAAGCCAAGACGATACGAAAAATTGTTTTAACAACATTTATCGTATTAGTTGTTTTGTTTACAGGAATTATTGGTGGAGGCTACATTTATATAAAATCCGCATTACAACCGGTTGATCCAGATCAAACAGATCCAATTGAAGTAACCATACCAATTGGTTCATCTGTTTCGTCCATTGCAAGCATATTAGAAGACCATAACATCATTAAAGATGAAAAAGTGTTTAAGTATTATGTGAAATTTAAAAACGAGTCAGGCTTTCAAGCTGGGGATTATATGCTCAATAAAGCGATGACGTTTGATGAAATCATCGCAAGCTTAAAATCAGGGAAAGTCGTACAGGAACCTGTGTTTAAGATGACGATTCCAGAGGGGAAACAATTAGTTGAAATCGCTGCGATTATCGCTGAACAAACACCATATTCAGAAGAAGAAATTTTAACGAGAGTATCAAGTAAAGAATTTATTGAAAAAATGAAAGGTATTTACCCGGATACCATTACAGATGACGTGTTGAACGATGAAATTAAATACCCGCTTGAAGGATATTTGTATCCTGCAACGTACTCATTCTATGAAGAAGAACCTGAGCTAGATGCGGTCCTTGAAACGATGATTAAGAAAACAGATGAAGTTGTCCAGGAATATCAAGAAGAGTTAGTCAATCAAAACATGTCTACACATGAGTTTTTAACGATGGCTTCTTTAATTGAAGAAGAAGCAACGGAAAAAGTGGACAGAGAAAAAATAGCGAGTGTATTTTACAACCGAATTGAACGGGGCATGAAGCTTCAAACAGACCCGACTGTATTATATGCGCATGGGGAACATAAAGAACGTGTGTTATACAAAGACTTGGAAATTGATTCACCTTATAACACATACAAAGTAACAGGGTTACCTCCAGGGCCAATTGCGAATGCAGGGAAAATGTCGCTCGATGCTGCTTTAAAGCCTGCTGATACCGACTTTTTATACTTTTTAGCAAAGCCTGATGGAGAGGTTGTCTTCAACAACACGTTAAAAGAACATAATGAAGACAAGGCAAAATATATAACAAGTCAATAA
- the alaS gene encoding alanine--tRNA ligase has product MKKLTSAQVRQMFLDFFQEKGHAVEPSASLIPHEDPSLLWINSGVATLKKYFDGRVIPDNPRITNAQKSIRTNDIENVGKTARHHTFFEMLGNFSIGDYFKEEAIEWAWEFLTSEKWLGFDSDRLSVTIHPEDEEAYKIWNEKIGVPNERIIRLEGNFWDIGEGPSGPNTEIFYDRGESYGNDPEDPELYPGGENERYLEVWNLVFSQFNHNPDGSYTPLPKKNIDTGMGLERVVSVIQDVPTNFDTDLFMPIIEATESISGEKYRKDEEKDVAFKVIADHIRTVTFAVTDGALPSNEGRGYVLRRLLRRAVRYAKQLNIHRPFMYELVPTVGEIMVDFYPEVKEKAEFVQKVVKNEEERFHETLNEGLAILSSVIEKQKAAGSNVIPGEEVFRLYDTYGFPVELTEEYALDESMNVDHDGFEKEMELQRERARKARQDVDSMQVQGGVLGEITEDSEFVGYDTFEAEGTIFALMKDGQLIEEANEGEEVQVMLTRTPFYAESGGQIADNGVMVNDNVHVVVMDVQKAPNGQHLHNVKVQSGTLKKGMNVAAKVDATSRKAIVKNHTATHLLHQALKDVLGTHVNQAGSLVTAERLRFDFSHFGQVSPEELEQIERIVNEKIWESLSVVIDHKSLDEAKAMGAMALFGEKYGNVVRVVSVGDYSLELCGGCHVENTSSIGLFKIVSESGIGAGTRRIEAVTGQEAYRFLTDQVVLLKNVAEKLKTKPKDIISRVESLQAEMRELERENESLTAKLGNLEAANIIDQAVEVNGVKVLSAKVNAKDMNSLRAMLDELKQKLGSGIVVLGAANEGKVNLAAGVTKDLIEKGYHAGKLIKEVATRCGGGGGGRPDMAQAGGKDPNKLEEALNYVMEWVKSV; this is encoded by the coding sequence ATGAAAAAGTTAACATCAGCTCAAGTGCGCCAAATGTTTTTAGATTTCTTTCAAGAAAAAGGCCATGCTGTAGAACCAAGTGCGTCTTTAATTCCGCACGAGGATCCATCGTTGCTATGGATTAATAGTGGTGTTGCCACGTTAAAGAAGTATTTTGACGGACGAGTGATTCCTGATAATCCAAGAATTACAAATGCGCAAAAATCGATTCGTACGAATGATATTGAAAATGTCGGAAAAACTGCCCGTCACCACACATTCTTTGAAATGCTCGGTAACTTCTCAATTGGAGATTATTTCAAAGAAGAAGCAATTGAGTGGGCGTGGGAATTTTTAACGAGTGAAAAATGGTTAGGGTTTGATTCGGATCGTCTATCCGTTACAATTCATCCAGAAGATGAAGAAGCGTACAAAATTTGGAATGAAAAAATTGGAGTTCCGAATGAGCGTATTATTCGCTTAGAAGGGAACTTCTGGGATATTGGTGAGGGGCCAAGTGGACCGAATACGGAAATTTTCTATGATCGTGGTGAGAGCTATGGAAATGACCCAGAAGATCCGGAATTGTATCCAGGTGGAGAAAACGAGCGTTACTTAGAGGTGTGGAACCTTGTTTTCTCTCAATTCAACCATAATCCGGATGGTTCGTATACACCACTTCCGAAGAAGAACATCGATACAGGAATGGGCTTAGAGCGCGTCGTTTCGGTTATTCAAGATGTACCTACAAACTTTGATACAGACTTGTTTATGCCTATTATTGAAGCGACAGAATCCATTTCTGGAGAGAAATATCGAAAAGATGAAGAAAAAGATGTGGCGTTTAAAGTAATCGCTGACCATATTCGAACGGTAACCTTTGCGGTAACAGACGGGGCACTCCCTTCCAATGAAGGTCGTGGGTATGTGTTACGCCGCTTATTACGTAGGGCGGTTCGTTACGCAAAACAATTAAATATTCACCGTCCTTTCATGTACGAGCTTGTACCGACTGTAGGAGAAATCATGGTTGACTTCTATCCAGAAGTGAAAGAAAAGGCAGAATTCGTACAAAAAGTTGTGAAAAATGAGGAAGAGCGATTCCACGAAACATTAAACGAGGGGTTAGCTATTTTATCCTCTGTTATTGAAAAGCAAAAAGCGGCTGGTTCGAATGTCATTCCGGGTGAAGAAGTATTCCGATTATATGACACATACGGATTCCCAGTCGAATTAACAGAAGAATATGCGCTTGATGAATCCATGAACGTTGACCATGATGGATTTGAAAAAGAAATGGAACTACAGCGCGAACGTGCTCGTAAAGCACGTCAAGATGTTGATTCCATGCAAGTACAAGGTGGTGTGCTCGGCGAAATTACAGAGGATAGTGAATTCGTTGGGTATGATACTTTTGAAGCAGAAGGAACAATTTTTGCACTAATGAAAGATGGTCAATTAATTGAAGAAGCAAATGAAGGTGAAGAAGTTCAAGTCATGTTAACTCGCACACCATTTTATGCAGAAAGTGGCGGTCAGATTGCAGATAATGGCGTGATGGTTAATGATAATGTTCACGTAGTTGTAATGGATGTTCAAAAAGCGCCGAATGGACAACATTTACACAATGTGAAAGTTCAAAGTGGTACGCTAAAAAAAGGTATGAATGTGGCAGCTAAAGTCGATGCTACATCTCGTAAGGCCATTGTGAAGAACCATACGGCGACGCACTTACTTCATCAAGCATTAAAGGATGTATTAGGTACGCATGTAAATCAAGCTGGTTCCCTTGTGACAGCAGAACGCTTACGTTTTGACTTCTCTCATTTCGGACAAGTTAGTCCAGAAGAGTTAGAACAAATCGAGCGAATTGTGAATGAGAAGATTTGGGAGTCGCTTTCAGTTGTCATTGATCATAAATCACTTGATGAAGCAAAAGCAATGGGGGCAATGGCACTATTCGGTGAAAAATACGGCAATGTCGTTCGTGTCGTTTCAGTAGGAGACTATAGCTTAGAGTTATGTGGTGGTTGCCATGTTGAGAATACTTCATCAATCGGCTTGTTCAAAATTGTTTCTGAATCTGGAATCGGTGCTGGTACTCGCCGCATCGAAGCGGTAACAGGACAAGAAGCTTATCGTTTCTTAACAGACCAAGTTGTATTATTGAAAAATGTGGCAGAAAAATTAAAAACAAAACCGAAGGATATCATTTCCCGTGTGGAATCTCTGCAAGCAGAAATGCGTGAACTAGAACGAGAAAACGAGTCGTTAACAGCTAAATTAGGAAATTTAGAGGCTGCAAACATAATCGATCAAGCTGTTGAAGTTAACGGTGTAAAAGTATTAAGCGCAAAAGTAAATGCGAAAGATATGAATAGCCTTCGTGCAATGTTAGATGAGCTGAAACAAAAACTCGGTTCAGGTATTGTAGTACTTGGAGCTGCAAATGAAGGGAAAGTAAACTTAGCCGCTGGTGTAACGAAAGATTTAATTGAAAAAGGCTACCATGCAGGAAAACTAATTAAAGAAGTAGCAACACGTTGCGGCGGTGGCGGCGGTGGACGCCCAGATATGGCTCAAGCCGGAGGAAAAGATCCAAACAAGCTTGAGGAAGCATTAAATTATGTAATGGAATGGGTCAAATCCGTTTAA
- a CDS encoding O-methyltransferase produces MQNSKMEMYIEGLLPPVDQQIQQMESYANEHNVPIMEKTAISVMLSILKLHRPKHILEIGTAIAYSAIRMAKSLPEANIVTVERDETRYKQAILNIERSETRDRIIPLYGDAFELTEEIQQHAPYDALFIDAAKGQYQRFFELFEPLLSENAIIITDNVLFKGLVAEEEIESKRIRSLVKKIRHYNEWLMNHPDYETTIIPVGDGVAVSIKRGENK; encoded by the coding sequence GTGCAAAATAGCAAAATGGAAATGTACATTGAAGGTTTGTTGCCGCCCGTAGATCAACAAATTCAACAAATGGAATCATATGCAAATGAACATAATGTACCAATTATGGAGAAGACCGCTATATCTGTCATGTTATCTATCTTGAAATTGCACCGTCCAAAGCATATTTTAGAAATTGGTACGGCGATTGCTTATTCTGCCATTCGAATGGCTAAGTCTCTTCCAGAAGCGAACATAGTAACGGTTGAGCGTGATGAGACTCGCTATAAACAAGCAATCTTAAATATCGAAAGAAGTGAAACAAGAGACCGAATTATTCCTCTGTACGGAGATGCATTTGAATTAACGGAAGAAATTCAACAACATGCTCCTTATGATGCATTGTTTATTGACGCCGCAAAAGGTCAGTATCAACGATTTTTTGAACTATTTGAGCCGTTGCTTTCAGAAAATGCGATTATCATTACCGATAATGTTCTTTTTAAAGGATTAGTCGCAGAAGAAGAAATCGAGTCAAAACGTATACGAAGCCTTGTGAAAAAAATTCGTCATTATAATGAGTGGTTAATGAATCATCCGGATTATGAAACGACAATCATCCCGGTGGGTGACGGTGTTGCGGTAAGTATTAAGAGAGGTGAGAACAAATGA
- a CDS encoding tetratricopeptide repeat protein yields MTKNERGIQAMQEGNFEEAAKHFTEAIEENPNDPVLYVNFGNLLAALQDYGRALRFFERAIELDDKTATAYYGAGTVCFNQNDFHKAKDFFEKAMKSGLENSDVFYMLGMSIHHLEQPRLALPYLQRAVELKEEDVEARFQFALCLGQTGAMEAAKSELEKVIELDSGHSDAYYNLGVAYAYEENVAKALEMFEKALAIQPDHLLAGNAKKVIEEAQKN; encoded by the coding sequence ATGACAAAAAATGAACGCGGTATTCAAGCGATGCAAGAGGGGAATTTTGAAGAGGCAGCGAAACATTTTACAGAAGCGATTGAAGAAAATCCGAATGATCCTGTTTTATATGTTAATTTCGGTAATTTATTAGCTGCTTTACAAGATTATGGTCGTGCGCTTCGATTTTTTGAACGTGCTATTGAGCTAGATGATAAAACAGCGACTGCCTATTACGGAGCGGGAACCGTTTGCTTCAATCAAAATGACTTTCATAAAGCGAAAGATTTCTTTGAAAAAGCGATGAAAAGTGGTTTGGAAAATAGCGATGTGTTTTATATGCTTGGAATGTCCATTCATCATTTAGAACAGCCTCGTCTTGCTCTTCCTTATTTGCAGCGAGCTGTAGAGTTAAAAGAGGAAGATGTTGAGGCCCGCTTCCAATTTGCATTGTGCCTTGGACAAACAGGGGCAATGGAGGCTGCAAAAAGTGAGCTTGAAAAAGTAATCGAGCTTGATAGTGGTCATTCTGATGCGTATTACAATTTAGGCGTTGCATATGCGTACGAAGAGAATGTAGCAAAAGCGTTAGAAATGTTTGAAAAGGCGCTAGCTATACAACCAGATCATTTACTCGCTGGAAATGCGAAAAAAGTGATTGAAGAAGCACAAAAGAATTAA